Genomic window ([Eubacterium] hominis):
GTGTAAGTGCCGGACAGCTGATTGAAGCAAATCTGGACATGATACTTGGCAATGATATTACATCTCCTGTCGCTATCAAAGAATTTGAAAAATATGGTTTTGATCAGGTATTTGATCCTGGCAAGGTAACAATGGTTATGGATCATTTCGCACCAAACAAGGATATCAAGGCAGCACAACAGTGCAAAGCCTGTAGAACATTCGCTTATGCGAAAAATATTGAACATTTTTATGATGTAGGGGAAATGGGTATTGAACATGCTTTACTGCCTGAAAAAGGCATCGTAGGCCCTGGTGAATGTATTATTGGGGCGGATTCCCACACCTGTACGTATGGTGCATTAGGCGCTTTCTCTACTGGTGTTGGAAGTACCGATATGGCAGCAGGTATGGCAACTGGCAAATGCTGGTTTAAAGTACCAGAAGCTATTAAATTTGATTTAAGAGGGAAATTAAATAAACACGTGAGTGGCAAGGATGTTATTTTACATATCATTGGCATGATCGGTGTGGATGGTGCACTTTATAAATCAATGGAATTCAGCGGTGTTGGTCTTGCATCTCTTTCCATGGATGATCGTTTATGTATGGCAAATATGGCAATTGAAGCCGGCGCAAAAAATGGTATCTTTGAAGTAGATGAAATCACTGAAGCCTATGTCAAAGATCGTGTTCATCGCCCTTATCAAACCTATAAGGCAGATCCAGATGCACAATATGTCAATGAATATCACATTGACTTATCACAAATTAAACCAACGATAGCTTTCCCACATCTACCAGAAAACACCAAAACCATTGATGAAATCGATGAAGTAAAAATTGATCAGGTTGTCATTGGTTCTTGTACGAACGGTCGTTTGTCTGATATGCAGACTGCCGCCGAAATATTAAAAGGCAAACACGTTGCCAAAGGTGTACGTGCCATCATTATCCCAGCAACTCAAAGCATTTATAAAGAATGTATCAAACAGGGATGGATGGAAATCTTCATTGACGCAGGATGTGTCGTATCTACACCAACATGTGGACCATGTTTAGGTGGATATATGGGAATCCTTGCGGAAGGGGAACGATGTGTTGCCACAACCAACCGTAACTTTGTTGGACGTATGGGACATGTAGAATCAGAAGTCTATCTGGCAAGTCCAGCAGTCGCAGCCGCCAGTGCCATTGCAGGCAAGATTGCTGCACCACAGGATTAGGGAGGTCACAAGATGAAAACTAAAGGAAATGCACATAAATATCAGGATAACGTTGATACAGATGTTATCATTCCCGCAAGATATCTGAATACCAGTGATCCAAAAGAGTTGGCAAGTCATTGTATGTGTGATATCGATGCGGACTTTGTGAATAAAATTAAAACCGATGATATCATCGTAGCAGGATGGAATTTTGGCTGTGGTTCTTCCAGAGAACATGCGCCACTTGCCATTAAAACATGTGGCATCAGCTGTGTCATTGCGAAAAGCTTTGCACGTATCTTCTATCGTAATTCCATAAATATCGGATTACCAATTCTGGAATGTGAAGATGCCAGTAATGCAATCGAAAATGGGGATGAAGTAGAAATTAATTTTGATACGGGAGAAATTTATAATATTACAAAAGATGAAACATACAAGGCAGAACCTTTCCCACCATTCATTCAGAATATTATGAAACAAAACGGCTTAATGAACGCTATACGAAAGGGGAACAAGGAATGAAAAAAAATATCGCAGTCATCCCAGGAGATGGCATAGGACCAGAAATTGTAAAAGAGGCAGTCAAAGTCTTAAAGGCAATTGAAAAAAAATATCAGCACGCATTTACGTATACAGAGGTATGTGCAGGAGGATGCGCCATTGACAAGTATGGAAAATCACTTCCAGAAGAAAGCTTACAGGCTTGTTTAGACAGTGATTCTGTCTTGTTAGGGGCAGTAGGTGGCCCAAAATGGGATAATGTAGATCCAAGCATCCGACCAGAAAAAGCCTTGTTGGGTATCCGTAAAGAAATGGGATTATATGCCAATTTACGACCAGCTAAGATTTTTCCTCAGCTGGCAGCAGCTTCACCACTTCGTACAGATATTGTAGAAAACGGTATTGATTTTATGGTCGTACGTGAATTAACCGGCGGTGTATATTTTGGCGAAAAGAAAACATATGAAGTAAATGGTGAATTATATGCAACGGATAACATGTGTTACTATGAACATGAAATCAAACGCATTGCCCACACCGCGTTTCAAACAGCCAGAAAACGTAATCACAAAGTGATTTCCGTTGATAAAGCAAATGTATTAGATACCAGCCGTTTATGGCGTAAAGTTATGCATGAAGTAGCGAAAGAATATCCAGATGTAGAATTACAGGATATGTTAGTTGATAATACAGCCATGCAGATTGTTAAAAATCCTGCCCAGTTTGATGTGATCGTCACAGAAAATATGTTTGGGGATATCTTAAGTGATGAAGCTAGTATGATTACAGGAAGTATCGGTTTGATACCAAGTGCTTCATTAGGCGAAAGTAAACGTGGTATGTATGAACCAATCCATGGTTCTGCACCAGATATCGCAGGACAAAATATCGCTAATCCAATTGGTACCATTCTGGCAGCTGGGATGATGTTGAAATATGCATTTGATATGGATGAAGAAAATGCGGTCATCGAAAAAGCTGTCGCAGATGTATTATCTGATGGCTATCGTACAGGAGATATCATGGAAGAGGGTAAAACAAAGCTGTTCTGTGATGAAATGGGAGATAAGATTGTAGAATATATTGAAAAAGCATAAGGTCTGTGTAATTCACAGATCTTTTTGCTTATACGGGTATAATCAGATAAACTATCTAAATTTAT
Coding sequences:
- the leuC gene encoding 3-isopropylmalate dehydratase large subunit, whose product is MGMTMTQKILAAHAGLESVSAGQLIEANLDMILGNDITSPVAIKEFEKYGFDQVFDPGKVTMVMDHFAPNKDIKAAQQCKACRTFAYAKNIEHFYDVGEMGIEHALLPEKGIVGPGECIIGADSHTCTYGALGAFSTGVGSTDMAAGMATGKCWFKVPEAIKFDLRGKLNKHVSGKDVILHIIGMIGVDGALYKSMEFSGVGLASLSMDDRLCMANMAIEAGAKNGIFEVDEITEAYVKDRVHRPYQTYKADPDAQYVNEYHIDLSQIKPTIAFPHLPENTKTIDEIDEVKIDQVVIGSCTNGRLSDMQTAAEILKGKHVAKGVRAIIIPATQSIYKECIKQGWMEIFIDAGCVVSTPTCGPCLGGYMGILAEGERCVATTNRNFVGRMGHVESEVYLASPAVAAASAIAGKIAAPQD
- the leuD gene encoding 3-isopropylmalate dehydratase small subunit; amino-acid sequence: MKTKGNAHKYQDNVDTDVIIPARYLNTSDPKELASHCMCDIDADFVNKIKTDDIIVAGWNFGCGSSREHAPLAIKTCGISCVIAKSFARIFYRNSINIGLPILECEDASNAIENGDEVEINFDTGEIYNITKDETYKAEPFPPFIQNIMKQNGLMNAIRKGNKE
- the leuB gene encoding 3-isopropylmalate dehydrogenase codes for the protein MKKNIAVIPGDGIGPEIVKEAVKVLKAIEKKYQHAFTYTEVCAGGCAIDKYGKSLPEESLQACLDSDSVLLGAVGGPKWDNVDPSIRPEKALLGIRKEMGLYANLRPAKIFPQLAAASPLRTDIVENGIDFMVVRELTGGVYFGEKKTYEVNGELYATDNMCYYEHEIKRIAHTAFQTARKRNHKVISVDKANVLDTSRLWRKVMHEVAKEYPDVELQDMLVDNTAMQIVKNPAQFDVIVTENMFGDILSDEASMITGSIGLIPSASLGESKRGMYEPIHGSAPDIAGQNIANPIGTILAAGMMLKYAFDMDEENAVIEKAVADVLSDGYRTGDIMEEGKTKLFCDEMGDKIVEYIEKA